Proteins co-encoded in one Synechococcus elongatus PCC 6301 genomic window:
- a CDS encoding PIN domain-containing protein: MRIVVDTNVFVGACLGNGSARQVIAACLRGQCTPVMGTALFLEYEDVLSRSTLFRTGCLSVEEREELFDIFLGCCEWTRIYYGWRPNSPDAGDDHLIELAIAAAARCVVSRNQRDLKRLELRFPSLAIVTPEQLLDGLREG, translated from the coding sequence ATGAGGATTGTTGTTGACACGAACGTCTTTGTTGGGGCCTGTCTGGGTAACGGTTCAGCCCGGCAAGTGATTGCAGCCTGCTTGCGGGGTCAATGTACGCCTGTGATGGGCACCGCTTTGTTTTTGGAGTATGAAGATGTTCTCAGTCGATCAACTCTATTTCGGACTGGATGCTTGAGTGTTGAAGAACGAGAGGAGCTGTTTGATATTTTCCTGGGTTGTTGTGAGTGGACCCGTATTTACTATGGCTGGCGACCTAACTCACCTGATGCTGGTGATGACCATCTAATTGAATTGGCGATCGCAGCAGCAGCTCGATGTGTTGTTAGTCGTAATCAACGGGATCTAAAACGGTTAGAGTTACGCTTCCCCTCGTTGGCGATCGTGACTCCAGAGCAGCTTCTAGACGGACTGAGGGAGGGTTAG
- a CDS encoding DUF6464 family protein, whose translation MTELWLSAGLPTDVFLAKNQQHLGSLQLDWLPQPASHVEVADRSYAVLERRHRYQYRAGAYRLSQISLYVQAAPRPNERSFWQGRWVIGDSSCLYNAHSKLLRCAVQPEGPCAGCRSYEARSPEANP comes from the coding sequence ATGACCGAACTCTGGCTGTCGGCCGGTCTTCCTACCGATGTCTTCCTAGCCAAGAATCAGCAGCATCTTGGTTCTCTGCAGCTCGACTGGCTACCGCAGCCTGCCAGTCATGTCGAAGTGGCCGATCGCAGCTATGCGGTGCTAGAGCGACGCCATCGCTACCAATATCGAGCGGGAGCCTACCGACTCAGTCAAATTTCGCTCTATGTGCAAGCAGCGCCGCGGCCGAATGAACGCAGTTTTTGGCAGGGACGCTGGGTGATTGGCGACAGTAGCTGCCTCTACAATGCCCACTCAAAACTATTGCGCTGTGCTGTCCAGCCCGAAGGTCCCTGCGCCGGTTGCCGCAGCTATGAAGCGCGATCGCCCGAGGCAAATCCCTGA
- a CDS encoding YciI family protein: MAKFVLWGRYCEEVLEKRAPHREAHLAGLAVQKEQGLLITLGPTQDLTHVFGTYEADTIETVKQAIEADPYWQNGVWTEYEVREWIQAF; encoded by the coding sequence ATGGCCAAGTTTGTTCTCTGGGGTCGCTACTGCGAGGAGGTTCTAGAAAAACGGGCTCCCCACCGAGAAGCGCACCTCGCTGGTCTAGCGGTGCAAAAGGAGCAAGGTCTGCTGATCACCCTCGGCCCCACCCAAGACCTGACCCACGTGTTTGGAACTTATGAGGCGGACACGATCGAAACCGTCAAACAGGCGATCGAAGCGGATCCCTATTGGCAAAATGGCGTCTGGACGGAATATGAGGTGCGTGAGTGGATTCAAGCCTTCTAA
- the psaC gene encoding photosystem I iron-sulfur center protein PsaC produces the protein MSHSVKIYDTCIGCTQCVRACPLDVLEMVPWDGCKAGQIAASPRTEDCVGCKRCETACPTDFLSIRVYLGAETTRSMGLAY, from the coding sequence ATGTCTCATTCGGTCAAGATTTACGACACTTGCATCGGCTGCACCCAGTGCGTGCGGGCGTGCCCTCTCGATGTACTGGAAATGGTGCCCTGGGACGGCTGTAAAGCCGGTCAGATCGCTGCTTCTCCGCGAACCGAAGATTGTGTGGGCTGTAAGCGTTGCGAAACGGCTTGCCCCACGGACTTTTTGAGCATTCGGGTCTACCTGGGTGCCGAAACGACGCGCAGCATGGGTCTGGCTTACTAA
- the lipA gene encoding lipoyl synthase, translated as MVVKPEWLRVKAPQWQRVGNVKQVLADLGLNTVCEEASCPNIGECFNAGTATFLIMGPACTRACPYCDIDFEKKPKALDPTEPQRLTEAVGRLNLNHVVITSVNRDDLPDGGAEQFKRCIEAVRSRSPQTTIEVLIPDLCGNWEALEIILSAAPEVLNHNIETVSRLYRRVRPQGDYQRSLELLRRSREQAPWIYTKSGLMVGLGETAEEVQQVLVDLRSVDCDIVTIGQYLQPTQKHLGVDRFVTPAEFDAWQQQGSQLGFLQVVASPLTRSSYHAEEVRRLMQEYPRQRPAIALN; from the coding sequence TTGGTCGTCAAACCGGAATGGCTGCGAGTCAAAGCACCGCAGTGGCAACGCGTCGGTAACGTCAAGCAAGTCTTGGCGGATCTGGGGCTGAATACCGTTTGCGAAGAGGCATCCTGTCCCAATATTGGTGAGTGTTTTAACGCTGGGACGGCCACCTTTTTGATCATGGGTCCGGCTTGCACGCGGGCTTGCCCCTACTGCGATATCGACTTCGAAAAGAAACCCAAAGCGCTCGATCCGACGGAGCCGCAACGACTCACAGAAGCTGTGGGCCGACTGAATCTCAATCACGTCGTGATCACGTCAGTCAATCGTGATGACTTGCCGGATGGTGGTGCTGAGCAATTCAAACGCTGTATTGAAGCGGTGCGATCGCGATCGCCTCAGACCACGATTGAGGTTCTGATTCCCGATCTCTGCGGCAACTGGGAAGCGCTGGAAATTATTTTGTCCGCAGCGCCCGAGGTGCTGAACCACAACATCGAAACGGTCTCACGACTCTACCGACGCGTGCGACCCCAAGGTGACTATCAGCGATCGCTGGAACTATTGCGCCGCAGTCGGGAACAAGCGCCGTGGATCTATACCAAGTCTGGCTTGATGGTGGGTCTTGGTGAAACTGCGGAAGAAGTGCAGCAGGTCCTGGTGGACCTCCGTAGCGTCGACTGCGACATCGTCACGATCGGTCAGTACCTGCAGCCGACCCAAAAACATTTAGGCGTCGATCGCTTTGTCACGCCGGCGGAATTTGATGCTTGGCAACAGCAAGGCAGTCAGCTCGGCTTCCTGCAAGTCGTGGCTTCACCCCTGACCCGCAGTTCCTATCACGCCGAAGAAGTGCGCCGACTGATGCAGGAATATCCGCGTCAGCGACCGGCGATCGCCCTGAATTAA
- a CDS encoding CPBP family glutamic-type intramembrane protease, whose protein sequence is MNQPVNSAITWRSQLLLWLLGMMGVLSLLLLPLPPLGETPLSPIALRVLVLAQPTILLTIAVLTGSRLALSVGLQAPVIVALSNRQNGWQLLQPQLWPALLGGLLSSVLFWAIAGVGQFLLPPAFSTASAPPLLLRFLYGGITEEILLRWGLMTFLLWLGWRWGQRRQGSPQKFWVTIAILLSALVFAAAHLPYAAAIGLPLTPVLIGYLLLQNGLFGLVAGYLYWRYGLEGAIVAHWGVHIVLAILQG, encoded by the coding sequence ATGAATCAGCCTGTCAATTCAGCCATCACTTGGCGATCGCAACTCCTGCTTTGGCTGCTGGGGATGATGGGGGTTCTCTCGCTGTTATTACTACCTCTGCCGCCACTAGGAGAGACTCCGCTATCGCCAATAGCTCTGCGAGTCTTGGTACTGGCTCAGCCAACGATTTTGCTCACGATCGCGGTTCTGACTGGTAGTCGCCTTGCGCTATCAGTCGGTTTGCAAGCGCCCGTAATTGTTGCCTTGAGCAATCGTCAGAATGGCTGGCAACTGCTTCAACCCCAGCTTTGGCCTGCGCTCTTGGGCGGACTGCTGAGTAGTGTTTTGTTCTGGGCGATCGCGGGCGTTGGTCAATTCCTGTTGCCACCTGCTTTTTCCACTGCCAGTGCTCCGCCGCTCCTGCTGCGCTTCCTCTACGGCGGGATTACCGAAGAAATTCTGCTGCGCTGGGGCTTAATGACCTTTCTGCTCTGGCTGGGCTGGCGCTGGGGACAACGTCGTCAGGGTTCACCGCAAAAGTTTTGGGTAACGATCGCAATTCTCCTGTCTGCTCTCGTCTTTGCTGCGGCTCATCTGCCCTATGCTGCTGCGATCGGGCTACCGCTGACGCCAGTTCTGATCGGTTATTTACTGCTGCAAAACGGGCTGTTTGGGTTGGTGGCAGGCTACCTCTATTGGCGCTACGGACTGGAAGGCGCGATCGTTGCCCACTGGGGAGTCCACATCGTACTAGCTATTCTTCAGGGTTGA
- the tkt gene encoding transketolase → MVVAAQSLDELCINSIRFLAIDAVEKAKSGHPGLPMGAAPMAYVLWDRFLRFNPKNPAWFNRDRFVLSAGHGCMLQYALLHLSGYDSVSIEDIKNFRQWGSPTPGHPENFETPGVEVTTGPLGQGIANAVGLALAEAHLAARFNKPDAKLVDHYTYVILGDGCNMEGISGEAASLAGHWGLGKLIALYDDNHISIDGSTDVAFTEDVSKRFEAYGWHVLHVENGNTDLAAIEKAIADAKAVTDKPTLIKVTTTIGYGSPNKANTAGVHGAALGDAEIKLTRENLGWDYEPFVVPEDALAHWRKAIERGAALESSWNETLAQYKANYPAEAAEFERMLSGQLPTGWADALPSYTPADKAVATRKHSEICLNALAPVLPELIGGSADLTHSNLTELHVSGDFQKGAYENRNVHFGVREHAMAAIANGIALHNSGLIPYAATFLVFADYMRGAMRLSALSEVGVIYVLTHDSIGLGEDGPTHQPVETIASLRIIPNMLVFRPADGNEASGAYKVAVENRKRPSVLAMSRQNLPNLEGSSIDIVAKGAYVLSDDEGTPDLILLATGSEVSLCVEAAKQLRAEGKKVRIVSMPCWELFDEQSAEYKESVLPKAVTARLAVEAGSSFGWHRYVGDAGATISTDTFGASAPGNVMFEKFGFTVDNVVAKAKAVIG, encoded by the coding sequence ATGGTTGTTGCGGCTCAATCCCTCGACGAACTTTGTATTAATTCGATCCGTTTTCTTGCCATTGATGCGGTCGAAAAAGCAAAGTCGGGTCACCCTGGTCTGCCCATGGGGGCAGCGCCGATGGCCTACGTCCTTTGGGACCGCTTCCTGCGCTTCAATCCCAAAAACCCTGCTTGGTTCAACCGCGATCGCTTCGTCCTCTCGGCGGGCCACGGTTGCATGCTGCAGTACGCGCTGCTGCACCTGAGCGGCTACGACAGCGTCAGCATTGAAGACATCAAGAACTTCCGCCAGTGGGGTTCGCCGACTCCGGGTCACCCCGAGAACTTTGAAACCCCGGGCGTGGAAGTGACCACTGGTCCCTTGGGTCAAGGCATTGCCAACGCGGTTGGTCTGGCGCTAGCTGAAGCCCATCTTGCGGCTCGCTTCAACAAACCCGATGCCAAGCTAGTGGATCACTACACCTATGTGATCCTGGGCGACGGCTGCAACATGGAGGGTATTTCCGGTGAAGCTGCTTCGCTGGCTGGTCACTGGGGCTTGGGCAAGCTGATCGCCCTCTACGACGACAACCACATCTCGATCGACGGCTCGACTGACGTTGCCTTCACCGAAGACGTCAGCAAGCGCTTTGAAGCTTACGGCTGGCATGTGCTGCACGTTGAAAACGGCAACACCGATTTGGCTGCGATCGAAAAAGCGATCGCAGATGCCAAGGCTGTCACCGACAAGCCGACCCTGATCAAAGTCACCACAACGATCGGCTACGGCTCGCCCAACAAAGCCAACACGGCAGGTGTTCACGGCGCAGCCTTGGGTGATGCGGAAATCAAGCTGACCCGCGAAAACCTCGGCTGGGACTACGAACCCTTTGTGGTGCCCGAAGATGCGCTGGCGCACTGGCGCAAAGCGATCGAGCGTGGTGCAGCCCTGGAATCAAGCTGGAATGAAACCCTGGCTCAGTACAAAGCCAACTACCCGGCTGAAGCGGCTGAATTTGAGCGGATGCTGAGTGGCCAACTGCCGACTGGCTGGGCCGATGCACTGCCGAGCTACACCCCGGCAGATAAAGCTGTGGCGACCCGTAAGCACTCGGAAATCTGTCTGAACGCCTTGGCTCCGGTGCTGCCGGAACTGATCGGTGGTTCGGCAGACTTGACCCACTCCAACCTGACGGAGTTGCACGTCTCGGGCGACTTCCAAAAAGGCGCTTACGAAAATCGCAACGTCCACTTTGGGGTGCGTGAGCATGCGATGGCGGCGATCGCCAACGGGATTGCTCTGCACAACAGTGGCTTGATTCCCTACGCTGCGACCTTCCTGGTCTTTGCAGACTACATGCGCGGCGCAATGCGTCTGTCGGCGCTGTCGGAAGTCGGGGTCATCTACGTCCTCACCCACGACTCGATCGGCTTGGGCGAAGACGGCCCGACCCACCAACCGGTGGAGACAATCGCTTCGCTGCGGATCATCCCCAACATGCTGGTCTTCCGTCCAGCCGACGGCAACGAAGCTAGCGGAGCCTACAAAGTGGCGGTGGAAAACCGTAAGCGTCCGTCGGTCTTGGCCATGTCGCGTCAAAACCTGCCCAACTTGGAAGGTTCCAGCATCGACATCGTTGCCAAAGGCGCTTACGTCCTTTCGGATGATGAAGGCACGCCGGATCTGATTCTGCTGGCGACCGGTAGCGAAGTCTCGCTCTGTGTTGAAGCTGCGAAACAACTGCGGGCAGAAGGGAAGAAAGTCCGCATCGTCTCGATGCCTTGCTGGGAACTGTTCGACGAGCAGTCGGCTGAGTACAAAGAATCGGTACTGCCGAAAGCCGTCACGGCTCGTCTGGCCGTGGAAGCGGGTTCCTCCTTCGGCTGGCATCGGTACGTCGGTGATGCTGGCGCCACGATCTCGACTGATACCTTTGGCGCTTCGGCTCCGGGCAACGTCATGTTCGAGAAATTTGGCTTCACCGTCGACAACGTCGTCGCCAAAGCGAAAGCAGTGATCGGCTAG
- a CDS encoding cation:proton antiporter: protein MHFSHVVVVLIEILVVILCSRLLGSLVHRFGQPLVVGEIAAGILLGPSFLGAIAPKLELAIFPQASGSYLELLAQVGLIFFMFLIGLELNPQYLRGRLRLALWVSNLSVLLPFGLGIGLAIGLQRFYPAILVQGVGLLPVSLFLGVALSITAFPVLARILTERNLQRTPLGSLALTCAAIDDLTAWCLLAIAIAVTRTNSMVAAIPTIVLAMLYCGGMLTMGRRWLGNVISRWYARSGELSQVLLATIYMGVLVSALLTELIGIHFIFGAFLLGVILPKNQALTRDLALRTEDFVLTILLPVFFAYSGLRTDLSRLNQPALWFIGGLILVVAIAGKVGGAYLAARWGNMSVREAQTLGWLMNTRGLTELVVLNIGLSLGVISSELFTLLVIMALVTTVMTTPLLNRLYPQRRILSLPQPQLPNSDSAYQVLVPLANPQTQRQLLSVAADLALSDRGMGVIYPTNLLEINNDYGFDDMPVEVEAELQNLHQGMARLLGELRLPPAVVLPIIRSSGNVGRDLCQLADQAQADLILAGWHRSTVGDSRLGGRVGYLLNHAPTDVAIYVNKDSHSSRRRLLVPYGGSSHDDLSLELALRLLLGHPQRQLRLLQFEAIAGAELSAEARDLLDSLSPQLRDRIRYECLWQQDPLDFLIEATAEADLTVVGTSPSWGLARKTLGFYPDRLVEACQSSLIVTRRYTAISRHLSPQTLSLATTQ, encoded by the coding sequence ATGCACTTCAGCCACGTTGTGGTCGTCCTGATTGAAATTCTGGTCGTCATCCTCTGCTCGCGGTTACTGGGCTCTTTGGTGCATCGGTTTGGCCAGCCCCTCGTCGTCGGTGAGATTGCGGCGGGAATTCTACTAGGGCCGTCTTTCCTGGGAGCGATCGCTCCGAAATTAGAGCTAGCGATCTTTCCGCAGGCGAGTGGGTCTTACCTTGAGCTACTGGCTCAGGTTGGCCTCATCTTTTTCATGTTTTTGATCGGGCTGGAACTCAATCCCCAATATTTGCGAGGGCGACTGCGGCTGGCTCTCTGGGTCTCAAACCTGAGCGTGCTGCTGCCCTTTGGTTTGGGCATTGGCCTCGCGATCGGGCTACAGCGCTTCTATCCAGCGATTTTGGTTCAGGGCGTCGGTCTGTTGCCTGTCAGTTTGTTTCTGGGTGTGGCGCTGTCGATTACCGCCTTTCCGGTGCTGGCACGGATTCTGACGGAGCGCAACCTACAACGCACGCCGCTGGGGAGTTTGGCTCTGACCTGCGCCGCGATTGATGACTTAACGGCTTGGTGTCTGCTAGCGATCGCGATCGCGGTAACCCGCACCAACAGTATGGTTGCGGCGATTCCCACGATCGTTCTAGCAATGCTCTACTGCGGTGGCATGTTGACGATGGGTCGACGCTGGCTGGGTAACGTGATTAGCCGTTGGTACGCCCGCAGCGGTGAACTCTCCCAAGTGCTGCTAGCCACGATCTACATGGGAGTACTGGTTTCAGCACTGCTGACCGAGTTAATCGGCATTCACTTCATCTTTGGTGCCTTTTTGTTGGGTGTGATCTTGCCCAAGAATCAGGCGCTAACCCGGGATTTAGCCCTGCGCACCGAAGACTTTGTGTTGACGATTTTGCTGCCAGTTTTCTTTGCCTACAGCGGGTTGCGCACGGATCTCAGCCGCCTCAATCAACCGGCACTCTGGTTCATTGGTGGGCTGATTTTGGTCGTGGCGATCGCGGGCAAAGTGGGTGGAGCTTACTTGGCAGCCCGTTGGGGCAACATGTCAGTCCGAGAAGCGCAAACCCTTGGTTGGTTGATGAATACGCGGGGCCTGACGGAACTGGTCGTTCTCAACATTGGCTTGAGTTTGGGGGTGATTTCGTCAGAGTTGTTCACCCTGCTGGTGATCATGGCGCTAGTCACAACGGTGATGACGACCCCGCTGCTCAATCGTCTTTATCCACAACGGCGAATTCTCTCGCTACCGCAGCCCCAGCTGCCCAATTCCGATTCAGCCTATCAAGTGCTGGTTCCCTTAGCGAATCCGCAAACTCAGCGCCAGCTGCTGAGTGTGGCGGCCGATTTAGCCCTGAGCGATCGCGGCATGGGGGTGATCTATCCCACCAATTTGCTGGAAATCAACAACGACTATGGCTTCGATGACATGCCAGTCGAAGTCGAGGCCGAACTCCAGAACCTGCACCAGGGAATGGCTCGTCTGCTGGGGGAACTGCGCCTGCCGCCAGCAGTAGTGCTGCCGATCATCCGCTCTTCAGGCAACGTTGGTCGTGATCTCTGTCAGTTGGCCGATCAAGCCCAAGCAGATTTGATTTTGGCGGGCTGGCATCGCTCGACGGTGGGGGATAGTCGCCTGGGGGGACGGGTGGGATATCTGCTCAACCACGCTCCGACGGACGTGGCAATCTATGTCAACAAAGACAGCCATTCATCACGGCGTCGGTTGCTGGTGCCCTACGGTGGTTCGTCCCATGATGATCTCAGTTTAGAATTGGCACTCCGCCTGTTGCTAGGGCATCCCCAACGACAGCTACGACTGCTCCAGTTTGAAGCGATCGCGGGAGCAGAACTCAGTGCTGAAGCCCGAGATTTACTGGATAGCCTCAGTCCGCAATTGCGCGATCGCATTCGCTATGAATGTCTGTGGCAGCAAGATCCTCTGGACTTCTTGATTGAGGCAACGGCTGAAGCCGATCTCACTGTGGTGGGTACGAGTCCATCTTGGGGTCTGGCACGCAAGACCCTCGGTTTCTATCCCGATCGTCTGGTTGAAGCCTGTCAATCTTCGTTGATCGTGACGCGTCGCTACACCGCTATCAGTCGTCATCTCAGCCCGCAAACCTTGTCGCTTGCCACCACTCAATGA
- a CDS encoding TerC family protein, with the protein MLTEFIGTPHFSSDLLLLLPLLVVLEAVLSADNAVALAAIARGLENPEQQRKALNLGLVVAYILRMLLILTASWVTQFRLAELAGALYLLWLAFNYFRPDGSDTEGEKHHHRFTSLWASIPTIALTDLAFSLDSVTTAIAVSRETWLVLLGGTIGVITLRFLAGLFIRWLKEYDNLKSAGYGAVALVGLRLLVRAINESLTPPEWVMVSCIVVLFIWGFSKKTLPLAAESEETVEVTKDPLSL; encoded by the coding sequence ATGCTCACTGAATTCATCGGAACTCCTCACTTCAGTAGTGACTTGCTGTTACTGCTGCCGTTGCTCGTAGTTTTGGAAGCCGTCTTGTCTGCGGACAATGCGGTGGCTTTAGCTGCGATCGCGCGCGGGCTCGAGAATCCTGAGCAGCAACGCAAAGCCCTTAACCTCGGCCTTGTGGTTGCCTACATCCTGCGAATGCTATTGATTTTGACAGCCTCGTGGGTCACGCAATTTCGACTGGCGGAGTTGGCGGGTGCCCTGTATCTGTTGTGGCTTGCATTTAACTACTTTCGGCCTGACGGTAGTGATACCGAGGGAGAAAAACACCATCACCGCTTCACGAGTCTTTGGGCATCAATTCCCACGATCGCACTGACCGATTTGGCCTTCTCCCTGGATAGTGTGACCACTGCGATCGCCGTTTCGCGGGAAACCTGGTTGGTGTTGTTGGGCGGCACGATTGGCGTGATCACCCTCCGATTCCTCGCGGGCCTCTTCATCCGCTGGCTGAAGGAATACGACAACCTAAAATCAGCGGGCTATGGTGCCGTGGCGCTGGTGGGCTTGCGGTTGCTCGTGCGCGCGATCAACGAATCCTTGACTCCCCCAGAATGGGTGATGGTCAGCTGTATTGTCGTGTTATTCATCTGGGGTTTTTCCAAAAAGACCCTGCCCCTCGCTGCTGAATCCGAGGAAACCGTAGAAGTTACGAAAGATCCCCTCAGCCTTTAA
- the acpP gene encoding acyl carrier protein: MSQEDIFSKVKDIVAEQLSVDVAEVKPESSFQNDLGADSLDTVELVMALEEAFDIEIPDEAAEGIATVQDAVDFIASKAA, from the coding sequence ATGAGCCAAGAAGACATCTTCAGCAAAGTCAAAGACATTGTGGCTGAGCAGCTGAGTGTGGATGTGGCTGAAGTCAAGCCAGAATCCAGCTTCCAAAACGATCTGGGAGCGGACTCGCTGGACACCGTGGAACTGGTGATGGCTCTGGAAGAGGCTTTCGATATCGAAATCCCCGATGAAGCCGCTGAAGGCATTGCGACCGTTCAAGACGCCGTCGATTTCATCGCTAGCAAAGCTGCCTAG
- a CDS encoding NADPH-dependent FMN reductase, with the protein MVKVLAFSGSGRRQSYNQRLVAIAAAGAHRAGAEVTLTNLQDLNLPIFNEDEEAEQGLPPGAVGFKRLLRQHDGWLIACPEYNSSITPLLKNAIDWASRPEPNGTPSPFRNKTAILMSASPGQLGGLRGLFHVRDVLHNLGTIVLPQQRSLPRADLAFNDQDQLQEEAQQEAFLNLGRSLVSYLERT; encoded by the coding sequence ATGGTCAAAGTTCTGGCCTTCTCCGGCAGCGGCCGTCGTCAGTCCTACAATCAGCGCCTAGTGGCGATCGCGGCGGCAGGCGCCCATCGGGCAGGCGCTGAAGTCACCCTGACCAATTTGCAGGATCTCAACCTGCCGATCTTTAACGAGGATGAGGAGGCCGAGCAGGGCTTACCGCCGGGCGCCGTTGGCTTCAAACGCTTGCTGCGGCAGCATGACGGGTGGCTGATTGCCTGCCCGGAATACAACAGCTCGATTACACCGCTACTGAAAAATGCGATCGACTGGGCTTCTCGGCCAGAACCGAACGGCACACCCAGTCCCTTCCGCAACAAAACGGCGATCTTGATGTCGGCTTCACCGGGACAGTTGGGCGGACTGCGCGGACTCTTCCACGTTCGAGACGTCCTCCATAATCTCGGCACGATTGTCCTGCCCCAGCAGCGATCGCTGCCTAGGGCTGACTTGGCGTTTAATGACCAGGATCAACTGCAGGAGGAGGCTCAACAGGAGGCTTTTCTCAACCTAGGGCGATCGCTGGTCAGCTATCTGGAACGGACTTAA
- the fabF gene encoding beta-ketoacyl-ACP synthase II gives MTETGRQRVVITGLGAITPIGNDPTEYWQGLLAGRNGIDLIRGFDASRHACKIAGEVKDFDPTQYMDRKDAKRMDRFAQLAVAASRQAVADAKLDITELNADAIGVLIGSGIGGLRVMEDQQTVLLEKGPDRCSPFMVPMMIANMAAGLTAIQLGAKGPCNVTVTACAAGSNAVGEAFRLIQHGYAQAMICGGTESCVTPLAMAGFAACKALSLRNDDPAHACRPFDQGRDGFVMGEGAGILVLESLEHAQARGAHIYGEIVGYGMTCDAYHITSPVPGGLGAARAIELALRDANLQPSQVSYINAHGTSTPANDSTETAAIKKALGEHAYKTVISSTKSMTGHLLGGSGGIEAVAATLAIAEDMVPPTINLEDPDPDCDLDYVPNQARSLPVEVALSNSFGFGGHNVTLAFRKFHP, from the coding sequence ATGACTGAAACCGGACGCCAGCGTGTTGTTATTACTGGTTTGGGAGCCATTACTCCCATCGGTAATGATCCAACGGAATATTGGCAGGGACTCCTTGCCGGTCGCAACGGCATCGATCTGATTCGGGGCTTTGATGCGTCTCGTCACGCCTGCAAAATTGCCGGGGAGGTCAAGGACTTTGACCCCACCCAGTACATGGACCGCAAGGATGCTAAGCGGATGGATCGGTTTGCACAACTGGCGGTTGCTGCCAGTCGCCAAGCAGTCGCCGATGCCAAGCTGGACATCACTGAACTGAATGCGGATGCGATCGGGGTGCTGATCGGCTCAGGCATTGGTGGTTTGAGGGTGATGGAGGACCAGCAGACGGTTTTGCTGGAAAAAGGCCCCGATCGCTGCAGCCCCTTCATGGTGCCGATGATGATCGCCAACATGGCGGCAGGACTGACGGCCATCCAGTTGGGTGCCAAAGGCCCTTGCAATGTCACGGTGACTGCTTGCGCTGCGGGTTCTAATGCGGTGGGTGAAGCCTTCCGGCTGATTCAGCACGGCTATGCCCAAGCCATGATCTGTGGCGGAACTGAATCCTGTGTGACCCCACTGGCTATGGCCGGTTTTGCGGCCTGTAAGGCACTGTCGCTGCGCAACGATGACCCGGCCCATGCTTGCCGTCCCTTTGACCAAGGCCGTGATGGTTTTGTGATGGGCGAAGGCGCAGGGATTTTGGTCTTGGAATCCTTGGAGCATGCCCAAGCGAGGGGCGCTCACATCTATGGCGAAATCGTCGGCTATGGCATGACCTGTGATGCCTATCACATCACCTCGCCGGTCCCAGGTGGTTTGGGTGCGGCCCGGGCGATCGAGTTGGCGCTCCGCGATGCCAATCTGCAGCCCAGCCAAGTCAGCTACATCAATGCTCACGGCACCAGCACACCGGCCAACGACAGCACCGAAACGGCAGCTATTAAGAAAGCCCTAGGTGAGCACGCCTACAAAACCGTGATCAGCTCGACTAAGTCGATGACCGGTCACCTGTTAGGGGGCTCCGGCGGAATTGAGGCGGTAGCGGCAACCCTCGCGATCGCTGAGGACATGGTGCCGCCGACGATTAACCTGGAAGATCCCGATCCCGATTGCGACTTGGACTATGTCCCCAATCAGGCGCGATCGCTACCGGTGGAAGTGGCTTTGTCCAATTCCTTCGGCTTTGGTGGGCACAACGTCACGCTGGCCTTCCGGAAATTCCATCCCTAG